In bacterium, a single genomic region encodes these proteins:
- a CDS encoding UPF0758 domain-containing protein, giving the protein MKGIKYIPKFDRPREKMGKKGAKALSNLELLAVLLGSGIKGKDVFEVARDILKIN; this is encoded by the coding sequence ATGAAAGGGATAAAATATATTCCTAAATTTGATAGACCGCGTGAAAAGATGGGAAAGAAAGGGGCAAAAGCTCTTTCTAATCTTGAGTTATTGGCCGTTTTACTTGGTAGCGGGATAAAAGGTAAAGATGTGTTTGAGGTGGCAAGGGATATACTGAAAATCAATTAA
- a CDS encoding ATP-binding protein, which translates to MIFPRKIQERLTKCIDEPEIVVLTGMRRVGKTTLYQSIFRSIESKNKAFFDLENPIVQKVFEEIDYNNIILNLKEYGIVSKEKAYIFLDEIQAMPNIVKVVKYLYDHFGVKFFLTGSSSFYLKNLFPESLSGRKFVFNLYPLNFEEFLIFKGIEREVLGDFSQKDRRKNFIRYQRLKALYEEYLNYGGFPQVVLEEDITRKGMHLNDIFKSYFEKDVKNLARFREIQLFRDLLLLLFSRVGSKLDIARLASELGTSRETIYSYLSFLQDTFFITLVPSFTGSMDKLVSKAKKVYFCDTGILNEFAKVSEGALFENAVYNNLQGFNNIHYYQKRSGREIDFILDSKIGLEVKLKGIPSDFERLKTISAKIGLKNCYVVSKEFVDSDGFISVIDL; encoded by the coding sequence ATGATATTCCCCAGAAAGATACAAGAGAGATTAACAAAATGCATTGATGAACCAGAGATTGTTGTGCTTACTGGTATGCGGAGAGTGGGCAAGACAACCCTCTATCAATCCATTTTTAGGAGTATTGAAAGCAAGAACAAAGCCTTCTTTGACCTGGAAAATCCCATTGTCCAAAAGGTATTTGAAGAGATAGATTATAACAACATCATCCTGAATCTAAAGGAATATGGTATTGTTTCAAAGGAAAAGGCTTATATTTTTCTTGATGAGATTCAGGCTATGCCAAACATTGTAAAGGTAGTTAAGTATCTTTATGACCATTTTGGGGTTAAATTCTTTCTTACTGGCTCAAGTAGTTTCTATCTAAAGAATCTCTTTCCAGAAAGTTTATCAGGTAGAAAATTTGTTTTCAATCTTTATCCTTTGAATTTTGAGGAATTTTTGATATTTAAAGGTATAGAAAGAGAAGTCTTAGGAGATTTTAGCCAAAAGGATAGGCGTAAAAATTTTATTCGCTACCAGAGGTTAAAGGCTCTCTATGAAGAATACCTTAATTATGGAGGTTTCCCACAGGTGGTTTTGGAAGAGGATATTACAAGAAAAGGGATGCATCTTAATGATATCTTTAAATCCTATTTTGAAAAAGATGTTAAGAATCTTGCCAGGTTTAGAGAGATTCAACTATTCAGAGACCTCTTGCTTTTGTTGTTCTCTCGAGTTGGCTCAAAACTTGATATTGCAAGGTTGGCATCTGAATTGGGCACTTCTCGGGAGACTATATATTCCTATCTATCCTTCTTACAAGATACATTTTTTATTACCTTGGTTCCTTCATTTACCGGGAGTATGGATAAATTGGTGAGTAAAGCCAAAAAGGTTTATTTTTGTGATACAGGGATACTAAATGAGTTTGCCAAGGTCTCTGAAGGTGCACTCTTTGAGAATGCAGTCTACAATAACCTACAAGGGTTTAATAACATTCATTATTATCAAAAAAGATCTGGAAGGGAGATTGACTTTATCCTTGATAGCAAGATTGGTCTTGAGGTAAAACTTAAAGGTATCCCAAGTGATTTTGAAAGGCTAAAGACCATCTCTGCCAAAATAGGTTTAAAGAACTGTTATGTTGTAAGCAAAGAATTTGTAGATTCCGATGGATTTATCTCGGTGATTGATTTGTAA